The sequence below is a genomic window from Candidatus Binataceae bacterium.
CGCGCGATTTGATCGTCAACGTTCCCAACATGATTTCAATGGCTGCCTCAGTCACCACGCTCTATCCCGGTGATATAATCGCAATCGGCACGCCCGAGGGCGTGGGGCCGCTCAAAGCCGGCGACGAACTGACCATCACCATCCATGGTGTCGGCTCGATGACACTGCCAGTGGTGGCGGGTAAGGGCGGCAGCAATATGGCCTTCGAGGGTGGCAAAGCCAAGTCAGCCTGAGGGATAATCGGCCCATGGAAACCGGGGACAAAGCCTATTACGCCGAGTTGGCGGCTAGCTGCTATGAGCCAGGCTGGGCCCGTCGCCAGCCCGCGATGTGGCCGGTGCCCCAGCCCAAGTTCAAGCCCACGGTATGGCGCTTCAGCCAGGCCCGCGCAGCTTTGTCCGCCGCCGGCGGTTTTGTTACCACCGAGCAGGCCGAGCGGCGTAACCTGATCCTGGTCAATCCGATCGAGGGTAACTACTACGCCACCAGCCGCAACCTGGTGTGCGCCTATCAAATGGTCAAGCCGGGCGAGAAGGCGCGTAGCCATCGCCATTCGGCTGCCGCGCTACGCCTGGTGATGGAAGCGCAGCCGGGCGCCTACACCGTGGTTGACGGGGTGCGGATCGACATGGCGCCCGGCGACGTGGTCCTCACTCCGCCCTTTTGCTGGCACGGTCACGGCAACGAGAGCGCGGCCGAGGCCTACTGGATCGATTTTCTCGATGTGCCCCTGGTGCAGCATTTGGAGGCGATGTTCTTCGCGCCGCATCCCGATGGCTATGAGCGGATCGCGCGCCAGGATCCGGCCTCGCCTTTCCGCATCCCCTCGGCTCAGGCGCTGGGCGCGGGCGTCGGGCCGGCGCGGGTGGATGTTGCCCCCGGGGTGATGCCGACCATCGGCCTACAGCTTATCCGCCAGCCCGCCGGCGGCCATTCGGATGAAGGCCGCAGTACCGCCAACGCCATCTATGGAGTGGTCAGCGGCCGGGTCCGGATAGTGGTCGAAGGCGCGCTGGACAAAAGCCTCGCCTGCGGTGATATCATCGCGGTGCCTTGCTGGTACCGCCATCGCTGGGAAGCCGAGCAGGATACGGTGATGTTACGGGTTTCGGATCAGCCGCTGATGGCGCTGACGGGTTTGCTGCGCCAAGAGGCTTAAACCGCGCGCGCCAGTCCTCTGCGGGGGATAAGCGCTCGCCAGGAGAACTGTCATGGATGCAAATGCAGCTAGCGACTTTTATCGGCGGGTCGAAACCCTTCATCTGCATCCCGGCTGGCGCGGCGACCGGCCCGACAACGGCTTGGCGATGCACGAGTTCAAGCCCGCGCTGTGGCGCTGGTCTGATGCCCGGCCGGCATTGGACGAAGCGGCGCGGGTGGTCAGTACCGAGCAAGCCGAGCGACGCAACTTGGCGCTGCTCAATCGCAGTAGCGGGGTGACTCTGCCGGCGGCCAAGAATTTCGTCGCTGCCTATCAGATGGTCCTGGCTGGCGAGAAGGCGCGCAGCCATCGCCACGCCGCCGCTGCCTTGCGGCTGGTGGTCGATACCAAGCCCGGCGTCTATACGATTGTCAACGGCGAGCGGCTGGACATGTTGCCCGGCGACGTGGTGCTGACCCCGGCCTTTTGCTGGCACGGCCACGCCAACGACAGCGAGGCCTCGGCCTACTGGATCGATTTCCTCGACGTCCCCTTCGTGGCCGCCAATCATGCCATGACCTTCGAGCCCTATCCCGAGCCGATCGAGCCGGTGCGCAGGGCCGATCCCGCCTCGCCTTACCGCATTCCGCCGGCCAAGGTCTTCAATCGCGAACGCACCTCCGGGGTGGTGGAGATTGCGCGGGGAATCATGCCGACCATCGGCCTATATCTGATTCGCCATCAGGCGGGAGCGCGGATGGAGCTGTCCAACAGCGTGGTGGGCAATCTTTATTCGCCCACGAGCGGGCGCGCCCGCTTCATCGTCGACGGCGTGATGGACGAGACCATCGGGCCCGGCGACATCCTCAGCGTGCCGGCCCGCCACGCCCATAGGATGGAAGCGCTGGAGGCGGACACCACCGTGCTGCGGGTCTCCGACGAGCCCTTGCTGGCGCGCTTGGGATTGTTTCATTCGGCGGCGTTGAATTAGGCCCGTCTGTGAATAGCGGGCGATACACTTCGGGTCACAGCGAGGAAGCGGCAGTGGAAAGTACAAGTGCAGAGCAATTTTACCAGCGGTTGGATCGGCTCAATATCGCTCCAGGCTGGCACGAACCCGAGCGCCGAATGGCGTTTTTGGCCAACCAGTTCAAACCCGGGATCTGGCGCTACCGCGATGCCAAGGCCGCCATCGACGAAGCCGCCGACGTGGTCAGCACCGAGGAGGCGGAGCGGCGCAACCTGATTCTGTCCAACCCGATCTCGGGCGGTTTGGCGCCCACCACCGGCAGTATCATAAGCGCCTACCAGATGGTCAAACCGGGCGAGAAGGCGCGTACCCATCGGCATACTGCGGCCGCCCTGCGTCTGGTAATCGACACCGAGCCCGGGATTTACACCATCGTCAACGGCGACGCGATTCCGATGCTGCCCGGTGACGTACTGCTCACGCCCGGGATGTGCTGGCATGGTCATGCCAACGAGAGCCCGGCGCGGGCCTACTGGCTGGATTTTCTCGACGTACCCTTTGTGTTGCGCATGGGCGCGATGGCCTTCGAGCCTTCCCCCAAGGGCTATGAAAATTGCGACCGCAAGGTGCCCAATTCACCCTTTCGTATTCCTCCCGCCACCGTGTTCAAGCCCGGCCAGAGCGGGATGGTCGAGATCGCCCAGGGCGTGATGCCAACCATCGGGTTGCATCTGATTCGTTACGACCGCGGCGGGATGCTGGAGATGGCCAAGGGACCGATCGACTCGGTTTATTCGGTTATCAGCGGCCAGGCCCGCTTTGCCAGCCAGGGTTGGGAGGAGCGCGCCGAGCGTGGCGACGTGGTTGCGATGCCCTGCGAGTACGGCCACACAATTGAGGCGCTAGCCGACGATACAGTCGTGCTGCGGGTTTCCGACGAGCCAATCTTTACCGGGTTGGGGATGATTCGCCCCAATTGAGTACTGGATTTTGGGTTCATCGGGGGGCGCAGCGCTTAGAAAAAAGCCACCGACCACCGCACTCAACATCACCAAGTAGGCGGCCGGATAGATGTAGCGGGCCAGATAGTGCGCGCGC
It includes:
- a CDS encoding cupin domain-containing protein, giving the protein METGDKAYYAELAASCYEPGWARRQPAMWPVPQPKFKPTVWRFSQARAALSAAGGFVTTEQAERRNLILVNPIEGNYYATSRNLVCAYQMVKPGEKARSHRHSAAALRLVMEAQPGAYTVVDGVRIDMAPGDVVLTPPFCWHGHGNESAAEAYWIDFLDVPLVQHLEAMFFAPHPDGYERIARQDPASPFRIPSAQALGAGVGPARVDVAPGVMPTIGLQLIRQPAGGHSDEGRSTANAIYGVVSGRVRIVVEGALDKSLACGDIIAVPCWYRHRWEAEQDTVMLRVSDQPLMALTGLLRQEA
- a CDS encoding cupin domain-containing protein, which encodes MDANAASDFYRRVETLHLHPGWRGDRPDNGLAMHEFKPALWRWSDARPALDEAARVVSTEQAERRNLALLNRSSGVTLPAAKNFVAAYQMVLAGEKARSHRHAAAALRLVVDTKPGVYTIVNGERLDMLPGDVVLTPAFCWHGHANDSEASAYWIDFLDVPFVAANHAMTFEPYPEPIEPVRRADPASPYRIPPAKVFNRERTSGVVEIARGIMPTIGLYLIRHQAGARMELSNSVVGNLYSPTSGRARFIVDGVMDETIGPGDILSVPARHAHRMEALEADTTVLRVSDEPLLARLGLFHSAALN
- a CDS encoding cupin domain-containing protein, translating into MESTSAEQFYQRLDRLNIAPGWHEPERRMAFLANQFKPGIWRYRDAKAAIDEAADVVSTEEAERRNLILSNPISGGLAPTTGSIISAYQMVKPGEKARTHRHTAAALRLVIDTEPGIYTIVNGDAIPMLPGDVLLTPGMCWHGHANESPARAYWLDFLDVPFVLRMGAMAFEPSPKGYENCDRKVPNSPFRIPPATVFKPGQSGMVEIAQGVMPTIGLHLIRYDRGGMLEMAKGPIDSVYSVISGQARFASQGWEERAERGDVVAMPCEYGHTIEALADDTVVLRVSDEPIFTGLGMIRPN